A window from Purpureocillium takamizusanense chromosome 3, complete sequence encodes these proteins:
- a CDS encoding uncharacterized protein (EggNog:ENOG503NZZS~COG:Q) produces MEEAEAVADQIGILARRMLVTGTPKDICSKFGDLLQVNIVANPAPDLTDGGGQRIIEWIRSTLPEAHVEANAPGGRFRVSIRRENVPISPPGCISAEKEVVCEKRQGAIGRLVLLLEDNMAHLGIRHISIIPTTLDQAFLRIVGNHEEIEDLDADAAPRSCFSLARWMPTWVAPRGKR; encoded by the coding sequence ATGGAGGAAGCAGAAGCAGTGGCCGACCAGATAGGAATACTGGCACGCCGAATGCTGGTCACTGGCACACCCAAAGACATATGCAGCAAATTTGGAGACCTGCTGCAAGTCAACATTGTCGCCAATCCGGCACCTGATCTCACGGATGGAGGTGGCCAGCGAATCATCGAGTGGATTCGCAGCACATTGCCCGAAGCTCACGTCGAAGCAAACGCACCTGGTGGCCGGTTCCGCGTGTCCATCCGCCGCGAGAACGTGCCGATCTCGCCACCGGGTTGCATCAGCGCCGAAAAGGAAGTTGTCTGCGAGAAACGGCAGGGCGCTATTGGACGTTTGGTCCTTCTGCTCGAGGACAACATGGCCCACCTCGGCATCCGTCATATCAGTATAATCCCCACGACTCTGGACCAGGCGTTTCTGCGCATTGTGGGAAACCATGAAGAAATAGAGGACTTGGATGCGGATGCGGCACCGAGATCGTGTTTTTCGTTGGCTCGTTGGATGCCAACCTGGGTTGCTCCACGTGGGAAACGCTAG
- a CDS encoding uncharacterized protein (EggNog:ENOG503NZZS~COG:Q), whose amino-acid sequence MINEHDFNLWNLHRNTSSDQLQCKLNFTAPMSIANKNDLFFAATFRYIKRLRKGLDGVWLSDAESCR is encoded by the coding sequence ATGATCAACGAACACGACTTCAACCTGTGGAACCTGCACCGCAACACGTCCAGCGATCAGCTGCAGTGCAAGCTCAATTTCACCGCCCCGATGTCCATTGCTAACAAGAATGATCTTTTCTTTGCCGCTACCTTTCGCTACATCAAACGCCTGCGTAAGGGTCTTGATGGGGTGTGGCTCTCCGATGCCGAATCTTGCAGGTAG